GACATTGCCGGCAAGCTCAAGGAAGTCTCCGAAGGCGGCGAAAAGTGCACGTCCTACGCCGCCTGCGTCACGCTGATCAGGGAAGGCAAGGATGCTGACTACGACGGCCAGTCCGGTCCCATAACCTTCTCCGAGGCCGGGGACCCGACAGAGGCCTATATCGGCATCTACGAGTACCAGGATGACAACACGTACAAGGCGGTCAAGGAAGAGTTCGGCCAGCTCTAGGAAACCTTCCTGAACAGCTAAGGAGCCCCCGTCCGACAGGACGGGGGCTCCTTTGTCTTTTGTTCAGGAAACTACTCCACGGTGTCGGCCAGGGTGCCGAGGTAGAGCTGAATGACCTTAGGGTCCTTCATCAGCTCACGGCCGGTGCCGGTATAGGCATCCCGGCCCTGGTCAAGGACATAGGCCCGGTCGCAGATCTGCAGGCAGCGCCGCGCGTTCTGTTCCACCATGATGACAGAGACGCCTGCGCGGTTGATCTCATGGACGCGCAGGAAGGTTTCGTCCTGCTTGACGGGGGAGAGGCCGGCGGACGGCTCATCCAGCAGCAGCACGGCGGGATCCATCATCAGTGCACGGCCCATAGCCACCATCTGCCGTTCACCGCCGGAGAGGGAGCCGGCACGCTGGGCCCGGCGCTTGCCGAGGTCAGGGAACAGGCTTGTGACAAAGTCGAACCGCTTTGCGAAGTCCTTGGGGCGCTGGAACATCCCCATCTGCAGGTTTTCCTCAATGGTGAGCGTGGCGAAAACGTTGTTGGTCTGCGGGACGAAGCCGACCCCTCGCGACACCAGTTTGTTCGCCTTCAGCCCGGTAATGTCCTGCCCGCGCACCACCACTGTTCCGGAATGCACCTTCACCAACCCGAACATGGCTTTCAGGAGGGTGGACTTGCCGGCACCGTTAGGGCCGATAATGCCGATCAGCTCACCCCTGCGTGCTTCGATGCTGCAGCCGTTGAGGATGTTGACCCCCGGCAGGTAGCCTGCAACAAGGTCGGTGACCTTGACTACCGGGTCGCCGTCGGTGACTGGCTGGGCGGCCGGTGCCGCGCTGGTGCTGCTCATTGGCTGTCCTTCTCTGTGCTGCCTGTATCCGTGCTGCCATGGCGGCCCTGCGGCCTGTCGCCGCCGGGCTGGTCCCCGCTCCGGCGGTTCCGGTCCGCTTCCGCTTCCAGGACGTCGATCGAGATGATTCCGGCGTTTTCGGTTCCGACGATGGATTCCTCGTCGGCCACAAGTTCGGCCGCAAGTTCCTTGAGGCCTTCGGAGTCACCGAGGTCCACGTCATGGTGGGCGCCCAGGTAGGCGTCGATGACCGCGGGGTTCTTCATCACTTCACCCGGCGGGCCTTCCGCGACTACCTTTCCCTCAGCCATCACCACTACCCAGTCGGCGATATGCCGGACCATGTGCATGTCGTGTTCAACGAACAGGACTGTCATGCCTTCCGCTTTCAGGTTCTTGATATGGTCCAGCAGCGACTGCGTCAACGCCGGGTTGACCCCCGCCATCGGTTCATCAAGCATGACCAGCTTGGGCTTCACCATGAGGGACCGCGCCATCTCCAAGAGTTTGCGCTGGCCGCCTGAAAGGGAGGCAGCGTAGTCGTCCTTCTTGGTGTCAAGTTTGAACTTCTCCAGGAGGACATCCGCCTCGGCAGTAATCTGCTTCTCCCTGCCTCCCCAGATGCCCTTGAAGAGTGCCTTAGCGAGGCTTTCGCCGGGCTGGTTTGCAGCGCCGAGGCGCATGTTTTCCATAACGGTCAGCTTGCCCATGACCTTGGTGAGCTGGAAGGTGCGCACCATACCCATCCGTGCCACCTTGTAGGGGGACACCCCGGCCAGGCTCTTGCCTTCGAACTGCCACTTGCCCGTGTTCGGCGTATCAAATCCGGTCAGCAGGTTGAAGAGCGTGGTCTTGCCTGCGCCGTTGGGGCCGATCAGTGCGGTGATCTTATGGCGGGGGATTTCGAGGTACTCCACGTCGACGGCGTTGATGCCGCCAAAGCTCCGCGTGACGTTCTCTGCCACGACGATGGGATCCCGCTTCTTGCAGCCGGGGCCGGCCTCGCCCACCGCGATGGGCCGGCTGTCGGTCATATGGTCCAGCCCGTCCGCCCCGGCGGGTGTGGGTTCTTCACTCTGCGTGCTCATGCGAACGCCAGCTCCTTCTTGTTTCCAAAGACGCCCTGGGGCCTGAAGATCATCAGCAGCATCAGGGCCACGCCAACCAGGATGTAGCGCAGCTGCCCGGCCTGGACCGTATTCAGCCACGTGACGGCCCCTGATTCGATCAGGCCATACAGGATGCCCTGGGTCAACGACAGGACAACCCAGAAGATCATGGCGCCGATGACCGGACCGAGGACGGTGCCCAGGCCGCCGAGCAGGAGGCAGGTATAGAGGAAAAACGTCAGTTCCGTGCCGTAGTTGGCCGGCTGCACCGCTCCTCGCGGGAGGGTGAAAATCATGCCGGCAAGTGCTCCGAGAACACCGCCGATGATGAGGGCCTGCATTTTGTATGCGTAGACGTTCTTGCCCAGGGACCGGACAGCGTTCTCGTCCTCGCGGATGCCTTTGAGGACACGTCCCCAGGGGCTGCGCATCAGCAGCCATACCAGGAGGCAGCAGAGGGCCACGAGCCCCCACCCCACGATACGGATGAAGAAGTCGCGGTTGTTCATGCCGAAGTAGGAGCCTTCAGGGAAGGGATTCATGCTGTAGAAGCCGCCCTCGAAGGCTGCCAGACCGTTGGCGGATCCCGTCACCGAGGTGAGCTGGTTGGTGGTCACGATGTACCGGACAATTTCCGCCGAGGCGATGGTCACGATGGCAAGGTAGTCCGCCCGGAGCCTCAAGGTGGGAATGCCGAGCAGCAGGGCAAAAATGGAGGAGGCGATGATGGCAATGAGCAGCCCCAGGAAGAAGGGAACCCCGAAGGTGAGCGTGGAGATGGCGAAGCCGTAGGCGCCCACCGCCATGAAGCCTGCCTGGCCGAAGTTCAGCAGGCCGGAGTACCCGAAGTGCACGGCGAGGCCTAGCGCGGCCAGGGCGTACGCGGCCGTCGTCGGGCTGAAAATTTCACCGGCAGCGCTGGCAAGGATGAATCCAAAGTCCATGGCTGTCTCCTAACCCACGCGCTCGCGCCGGCCCAGGATTCCCTGTGGCCTGAACAAAAGGACAACGATCATGATGAAGAGTGCTCCCACGTACTTGAGGTCCGCGGCGAGGCCGAATACGGTGGTCAGCTCCACGAAGATGCCCACGATGACGGAACCGATCAGCGCGCCGAAGACGGTACCGAGGCCGCCGAGGGTAACGCCTGCGAAGATCAGCAGGAGGATGGCCGATCCCATGTCGAACGTGACGCCGGGCCGGTAGTAGGCCCAGAGGATGCCTCCGAGGGCGGCCAGCATGCCGCCGGTGATCCAGACAATCCGGATGACGGAGTCGACGTCGATGCCGGAGGCAGCGGCAAGTGCAGGATTGTCCGCCACCGCGCGGGTTGCTTTGCCTAGCCTGGTCTTCAGCAGCACGATGCCGATAATTGTGATCACTACCGCACTGATACCCAGGGACCAAAGGTTGTTGGGCGAGATGGAGACCGGGCCCAGCTGAATCTCAGGGCTTTGGGCGAACGGCAGCTGCTGGGTGGCTCCGCCGAAGTAGAACTGGATCACGTAGCGGACGGCCAGGGCCAGGCCGATGCTGACGATCATCATGGGCACCAGGCCGGTGCCGCGGCGGCGCAGCGGCCGCCAAAGTCCCCTGTCCTGGGCATACCCGAACAGTCCGCCGCCGAGCAGGGCCAGCAGGATGGCGAGCCAGAACGGCAGGTTCATGGCGCTGAACGCAAACACCAGTACGGCGCCCAGTGTGACCATCTCGCCGTGGGCAAAGTTGGTCAGGCCAGTGGTACCGAAAATCAGCGACAGCCCGACCGAAGCCAGGGCGAGGAGGAGCCCGAAGCTCAAGCCTGCCACCAGGCGGTTGAGCAGGTTCTGCCCAAAGTCCTGCTGCTGGACCACGATGCCTTTGCCAAAGGCAAAAATTACCGACAGGTTGGAGGTCTGGCTGAATGTGACGTCGCGCGGGTTTTCCTGACCCTCAGCCAGGGTGATGCCCTCGGGCAGGGTGGATTCGTCCAGTTCCACCGTGTACGTGCCTTGCTCGGGCACGCCGATATTCCAGGAACCGTTCTCGGTTGACGTGGCAGTTCCGGTGAAGTCGTCCTTTTTGGCCGTGATGGTTACGCCAGCGAGGGGTGCGCGGGTGTCATCACGGAGGAAGCCGCTGATGTTGTTCTGGAAGGTCTGGTTCGACGGGGATGGTGTCGGTGACGGGGAAGCGGCCAGGGTTGCCGGTGCGGCCACCAGGAGGAGTGCCAGAACGGAAGCGCTGATGGCTCCCAACAGGCCCAGCAACCCTCGGCGTCCTCGGGCCGGCGGGCCTTGCGGTGTACTTCTCAAATTGAATAACCTCCACTTGGGGGCGGTCTCGGCTGCGCCATGGCAACCGCTGCGAACGGACGCAGGGCGGGGAGGCGCCATGTGGCCCGGCGCCGTCACGGTTGTGAGTTCCGTCACCCTGCTTGGCTTATGCTACAGCGCGCGGGAACCCCCATATGCCGTGGTCCGGGCCTCGATGGTAGCGATCAGATAACAACTGTCCGCTCCGCCGGGCAGGGACGGGTAGATCTTCTGGAGAAACCTTTGTTGAGTCACGGTATTTCTCATCCGTCCCCTCACCCGACGCTTGCTTACGCGCAGTCTCTCCCGGAGTTCCAGGGGTCACATTTGCGTTGCACAGCGTGCCTTTAGGGAACTTTGAGCGGTCGATCCTCGTGGAAATTGGTAGCGTAAACCTTAAGGTTCACAAAACACCCACAATGGAGGAATCCCGCAATGGCACTTGGCGGCAACCCGATCTTCAACGGAAAGAGCTTCCGTGGAGCCACCCAGGCACCGCCTGTACCGCAGGCTCCCTACGGCCAGGCTCCTTACGGCCGGCAGCCACACGGCCAGGCCCCGTACGGGCAGGCGCCCTACGGCCAGCAGGGCTGGAACACCCAGCCGCAGAACATGACCGATGAGCAGCTGCAGCAGATGTACAACCAGCCTGCGGCCGGCCCGGCGGACACCGGACGGATGACGTTCGATGACGTTATCGTCA
The window above is part of the Pseudarthrobacter sp. NS4 genome. Proteins encoded here:
- a CDS encoding ABC transporter ATP-binding protein, which encodes MSSTSAAPAAQPVTDGDPVVKVTDLVAGYLPGVNILNGCSIEARRGELIGIIGPNGAGKSTLLKAMFGLVKVHSGTVVVRGQDITGLKANKLVSRGVGFVPQTNNVFATLTIEENLQMGMFQRPKDFAKRFDFVTSLFPDLGKRRAQRAGSLSGGERQMVAMGRALMMDPAVLLLDEPSAGLSPVKQDETFLRVHEINRAGVSVIMVEQNARRCLQICDRAYVLDQGRDAYTGTGRELMKDPKVIQLYLGTLADTVE
- a CDS encoding branched-chain amino acid ABC transporter permease produces the protein MDFGFILASAAGEIFSPTTAAYALAALGLAVHFGYSGLLNFGQAGFMAVGAYGFAISTLTFGVPFFLGLLIAIIASSIFALLLGIPTLRLRADYLAIVTIASAEIVRYIVTTNQLTSVTGSANGLAAFEGGFYSMNPFPEGSYFGMNNRDFFIRIVGWGLVALCCLLVWLLMRSPWGRVLKGIREDENAVRSLGKNVYAYKMQALIIGGVLGALAGMIFTLPRGAVQPANYGTELTFFLYTCLLLGGLGTVLGPVIGAMIFWVVLSLTQGILYGLIESGAVTWLNTVQAGQLRYILVGVALMLLMIFRPQGVFGNKKELAFA
- a CDS encoding ABC transporter ATP-binding protein; this translates as MSTQSEEPTPAGADGLDHMTDSRPIAVGEAGPGCKKRDPIVVAENVTRSFGGINAVDVEYLEIPRHKITALIGPNGAGKTTLFNLLTGFDTPNTGKWQFEGKSLAGVSPYKVARMGMVRTFQLTKVMGKLTVMENMRLGAANQPGESLAKALFKGIWGGREKQITAEADVLLEKFKLDTKKDDYAASLSGGQRKLLEMARSLMVKPKLVMLDEPMAGVNPALTQSLLDHIKNLKAEGMTVLFVEHDMHMVRHIADWVVVMAEGKVVAEGPPGEVMKNPAVIDAYLGAHHDVDLGDSEGLKELAAELVADEESIVGTENAGIISIDVLEAEADRNRRSGDQPGGDRPQGRHGSTDTGSTEKDSQ
- a CDS encoding branched-chain amino acid ABC transporter permease gives rise to the protein MLGLLGAISASVLALLLVAAPATLAASPSPTPSPSNQTFQNNISGFLRDDTRAPLAGVTITAKKDDFTGTATSTENGSWNIGVPEQGTYTVELDESTLPEGITLAEGQENPRDVTFSQTSNLSVIFAFGKGIVVQQQDFGQNLLNRLVAGLSFGLLLALASVGLSLIFGTTGLTNFAHGEMVTLGAVLVFAFSAMNLPFWLAILLALLGGGLFGYAQDRGLWRPLRRRGTGLVPMMIVSIGLALAVRYVIQFYFGGATQQLPFAQSPEIQLGPVSISPNNLWSLGISAVVITIIGIVLLKTRLGKATRAVADNPALAAASGIDVDSVIRIVWITGGMLAALGGILWAYYRPGVTFDMGSAILLLIFAGVTLGGLGTVFGALIGSVIVGIFVELTTVFGLAADLKYVGALFIMIVVLLFRPQGILGRRERVG